A window from Candidatus Rickettsiella viridis encodes these proteins:
- the rpmE gene encoding 50S ribosomal protein L31 — translation MQQDIHPGYEVVTVTCSCGNSFKTRSTLGDANLSIEVCAKCHPFYTGKQKIVDSSGRIDKYKQKYGNRSSKAPSAKSSDTAEVA, via the coding sequence ATGCAGCAAGATATCCATCCAGGTTATGAAGTGGTTACGGTGACGTGTAGCTGTGGCAATAGCTTTAAAACTCGCTCTACCTTAGGCGATGCAAATCTTTCTATAGAAGTTTGTGCGAAATGCCATCCTTTTTATACGGGTAAGCAAAAGATTGTTGACTCCAGTGGGCGTATTGATAAATATAAACAGAAGTACGGAAATCGTTCCTCTAAAGCGCCTTCTGCTAAGTCCAGCGATACTGCAGAAGTTGCTTAA